A region of Chitinophaga horti DNA encodes the following proteins:
- a CDS encoding 50S ribosomal protein L25: protein MKTITIEGTLRSEYGKKATRALRSEGQVPCVIYGGAETVSLSAPATAFKPLVYTAQFQQAEIKVNGKIYKAILKDLQFDTVTDELTHIDFLELVEGKPVVATLPLKFVGQSPGVKAGGKLVTKMAAVKVKTTPQYLRENIEVSIDGLELNSNIRVEDIKLENVEILNSPRIPVASVVMTRQLRQEEAAADKDAKKK from the coding sequence ATGAAAACAATAACCATCGAAGGAACTCTCAGGAGCGAATACGGCAAAAAAGCCACCCGCGCGCTTCGTTCTGAGGGACAAGTGCCTTGTGTTATTTACGGGGGTGCAGAAACCGTGAGCCTTTCCGCTCCGGCGACCGCTTTCAAACCACTCGTGTACACCGCACAATTCCAGCAGGCAGAAATCAAAGTAAACGGTAAAATTTACAAAGCGATCCTGAAAGATCTGCAGTTTGATACCGTTACTGACGAACTCACGCACATCGACTTCCTGGAACTGGTAGAAGGTAAGCCAGTAGTAGCTACCCTGCCGCTGAAATTTGTTGGTCAGTCACCCGGCGTTAAAGCAGGTGGTAAACTGGTTACCAAAATGGCTGCAGTGAAAGTGAAAACTACACCTCAGTACCTCCGCGAAAACATCGAAGTAAGCATCGACGGTCTTGAGCTGAACTCTAACATCCGCGTTGAAGACATCAAGTTGGAAAACGTAGAAATTCTCAACTCTCCCCGTATTCCCGTAGCATCTGTGGTAATGACCCGTCAGCTGCGTCAGGAAGAAGCTGCTGCTGATAAGGATGCTAAGAAAAAATAA
- the pth gene encoding aminoacyl-tRNA hydrolase, translated as MKYLIVGLGNIGTEYAQTRHNIGFDVVDAFARKHDVSFNLDRLADVAECKWKGKTFVLIKPTTYMNLSGKAVKYWMDKEKIAIENVFVIVDDLALPLESLRIRPGGSDAGHNGLKSIQEVLGTNQYPRLRFGIGNNYPKGRQVDFVLGKWKDTEMPIVLQKIDKSCEIIESFAAVGTQRTMNNYNNLTF; from the coding sequence ATGAAGTATTTAATTGTCGGATTAGGAAATATTGGCACGGAGTATGCGCAAACTCGTCACAATATAGGGTTTGACGTGGTAGACGCTTTTGCCCGTAAACACGATGTTTCTTTTAATCTGGACCGGTTAGCCGATGTAGCGGAATGTAAATGGAAAGGCAAAACTTTTGTCCTCATAAAGCCTACCACTTACATGAACCTGAGCGGCAAAGCCGTTAAATACTGGATGGATAAAGAAAAGATAGCAATAGAAAATGTGTTTGTCATTGTGGATGATCTGGCCCTGCCGCTGGAATCACTGCGTATACGCCCCGGTGGAAGTGATGCCGGGCACAATGGACTTAAGAGTATTCAGGAAGTACTGGGAACCAACCAATATCCACGTTTACGCTTCGGGATCGGGAACAATTATCCGAAGGGACGACAGGTCGATTTTGTTCTCGGCAAGTGGAAAGACACGGAAATGCCAATCGTCTTACAGAAAATAGACAAGAGCTGCGAAATCATCGAAAGCTTCGCGGCCGTTGGGACACAGCGCACTATGAATAATTATAATAACCTGACTTTTTGA